The following proteins are co-located in the Eublepharis macularius isolate TG4126 chromosome 5, MPM_Emac_v1.0, whole genome shotgun sequence genome:
- the CDKN2C gene encoding cyclin-dependent kinase 4 inhibitor C, whose protein sequence is MAESGANELASAAARGDLVQVTNLLERIVNVNARNGFGRTALQVMKLGNPEIARRLLEKGADPNLKDSAGFAVLHDAARAGFLDTLQTLLDSPADVNVEDNEGNLPLHLAAQEGHLPVVAFLLESTASRVEHRNKKGATAYDLAKLYKRDAVARLLEGHCGAGSRPRAGATGGD, encoded by the exons ATGGCCGAATCTGGTGCGAATGAGTTGGCGTCTGCAGCTGCCAGAGGGGACCTAGTGCAAGTTACTAATTTGTTGGAAAGGATTGTAAACGTCAATGCACGAAATGGATTTGGGAGGACTGCGCTGCAG GTGATGAAGCTGGGGAACCCGGAGATTGCCAGGCGCTTGTTGGAGAAAGGCGCCGACCCTAATCTGAAAGACAGCGCAGGCTTCGCTGTCCTGCACGACGCCGCCCGCGCTGGCTTCCTGGACACCCTGCAGACTTTGCTCGACTCCCCGGCGGACGTGAACGTGGAGGATAACGAGGGCAACCTGCCGCTGCACTTGGCGGCCCAGGAGGGCCACCTGCCCGTCGTGGCCTTCCTGCTGGAGAGCACGGCCAGCAGAGTGGAGCACCGCAACAAGAAGGGGGCCACTGCCTACGACCTGGCCAAGCTCTACAAGCGGGACGCAGTAGCCCGGCTACTCGAGGGCCACTGCGGCGCCGGCAGCCGGCCGAGGGCGGGAGCCACCGGCGGGGATTAA